One Myxococcales bacterium genomic region harbors:
- a CDS encoding metallophosphoesterase, which produces MAAAPLLSVGRVLGSLRRSWLLWALVLSTVVACAPRRREPEPVGHGDPSPAPETPAPAGGGTAAPPTRTGPLDVTFAVVSDTHLGFDGNEEKNRALVASIATLPGMRYPGGAAVGHVRGLLVAGDLTEWGNTYEWEAFCDVYGLGRGEKPGSPFPVFEVVGNHDMVHGPWLAAEVAKRHPGGGAYTWDWDDVHLVGLGESPDGPALDALERDLAKTPVERPLVLLFHRPLAGPWLEDRPDAEARARLARLLSGREVLGIFHGHHHARAHYVWQGYDVWKPGAVKGGAPELAVAHVDDERFTVRTYDWQSRRFVDLFTKRRPKRPTSAPRR; this is translated from the coding sequence ATGGCAGCGGCTCCTCTCCTCTCGGTTGGTCGCGTGCTCGGGTCGCTCCGGCGCTCGTGGCTCTTGTGGGCGCTGGTACTTTCGACCGTCGTCGCGTGCGCTCCGCGGCGACGGGAGCCGGAGCCAGTCGGCCACGGCGACCCTTCACCAGCACCCGAGACCCCCGCCCCGGCGGGAGGAGGTACGGCGGCACCGCCCACGCGCACGGGGCCGCTCGACGTCACGTTCGCGGTGGTCTCCGATACGCACCTCGGCTTCGACGGAAACGAAGAGAAGAACCGGGCGCTCGTCGCGTCGATCGCGACCTTGCCAGGCATGCGTTATCCGGGAGGCGCCGCCGTGGGGCACGTTCGAGGGCTGCTGGTCGCCGGCGATCTCACCGAGTGGGGCAATACCTACGAGTGGGAGGCATTCTGCGATGTCTATGGCCTCGGGCGCGGTGAAAAACCGGGATCTCCGTTCCCCGTATTCGAGGTAGTTGGCAATCACGACATGGTGCACGGCCCGTGGCTCGCGGCCGAAGTGGCGAAGCGCCACCCCGGTGGAGGTGCATACACGTGGGACTGGGACGACGTGCACCTCGTCGGCCTCGGCGAGTCGCCCGACGGGCCGGCGCTCGACGCGCTCGAGCGTGATCTGGCCAAGACCCCGGTCGAGCGGCCGCTCGTGTTGCTCTTTCATCGTCCGCTCGCGGGGCCGTGGCTCGAGGATCGCCCGGACGCCGAGGCTCGGGCGCGCCTTGCGCGGTTGCTCTCGGGCCGCGAGGTCCTCGGCATCTTCCACGGGCATCATCACGCGCGAGCCCACTACGTCTGGCAAGGTTACGATGTGTGGAAGCCTGGGGCGGTGAAGGGGGGCGCGCCGGAGCTCGCCGTGGCCCACGTCGACGACGAGCGGTTCACCGTGAGGACGTACGATTGGCAGTCGCGGCGCTTCGTGGACCTCTTCACGAAGCGCCGACCGAAGCGCCCCACGAGCGCGCCCCGGAGGTAA